From one Amphiura filiformis chromosome 13, Afil_fr2py, whole genome shotgun sequence genomic stretch:
- the LOC140168745 gene encoding RPA-interacting protein-like: MATPTKSSSPVNRAAKRRQQYKTSTPPWRETYRKRCFDRLRKSRESLLDRFGGEGASSDTGSECSPSSVLVRHVMAEEWRSFKRERDQYRKQNENLPDLLDDIEDIDEVLSIMDDIQTELIKEEQAILAEYEASINLEEASLCAAVDNLTTDDVICPICRKNPLMLNKGVIFCACGIRLNTEQDSITLGYIREVLSNGVIQHNRHCHSQPVFSVNDAYELQNLIMSCKVSPT; encoded by the exons ATGGCGACGCCCACGAAAAGTTCGTCTCCGGTAAACCGTGCCGCAAAACGTCGTCAACAGTACAAAACATCCACTCCACCGTGGAGAGAAACATACAGAAAG AGATGTTTTGACAGACTGAGAAAGAGCAGGGAGAGTCTTCTGGACAGATTCGGAGGTGAAGGTGCAAGTTCTGACACAGGAAGTGAATGTAGCCCCAGTTCTGTCTTGGTTAGACATGTCATGGCGGAGGAATGGAGATCATTTAAGAGGGAAAGAGATCAATacaggaaacaaaatgaaaatttgcctGAT TTACTTGatgatattgaagatattgatgagGTCCTGTCCATAATGGATGACATACAAACGGAATTGATCAAAGAAG AACAAGCCATTTTAGCAGAATATGAAGCCAGCATCAATTTAGAAGAAGCCTCACTGTGTGCTGCTGTAGATAACCTAACTACTGATGATGTTATATGTCCAATTTGCAGAAA GAATCCACTTATGCTAAACAAAGGTGTCATTTTTTGTGCCTGTGGAATCAGACTGAACACAGAG CAAGATAGCATAACACTTGGTTACATAAGAGAGGTGCTATCAAATGGAGTGATACAACATAACAGACATTGTCATAGTCAACCAGTATTCAGTGTTAATGATGCATATGAGTTGCAGAACCTCATCATGTCATGCAAGGTGAGTCCAACATAA